The following is a genomic window from Paralichthys olivaceus isolate ysfri-2021 chromosome 3, ASM2471397v2, whole genome shotgun sequence.
AGACAAGGTGTGGAGCTCCTCTTTCTGTCAACTCCAATCTGAATCTTCAAGAAAGGTACGTCCAGGCAACGCTGGCCAGAAAAAAAGACTCCTCACAAGTTCCATTTTTCAGGTCTTGAGGATTCCCTGATCTTCattcttcatctcctctgacGGTGGCTGACTGTTGCCCGTGTCCTGGCCGGAGCTGAGTGGCCTGGCGTTGGCCTTCGTCGAGCGCTGCCTCCGTGTGCCGTTTCCGATGCAGCGCATGAGGTTCTTGAAGGTCGTCCACATTTCCTCATCCTTGTAGGAGTAGATGCAGGGGTTCATGACGGAGTTGAGTacggccagcagcagcagccagggtTTCAGTTTCACGACGTTACAGCTCTGGCAGTTGAGGCCGTCCAGCAGCAGGACGACCAGGCCGGGGGTCCAGCAAATCACAAAGGCCCCTACACGAAAAATAACAGAGGGCAAGTCACACAGATTCTTCTAACACTTTTTCCAACAGGTTTccttttttgtgcatgtgtgtgactgttttaGTACCAATTTACAAAAAGGCtgtttatcattttcatcattgtCCTGCAGGACTATTTCTTAACTCAGCAATCTCTTCCTGCTCCTGGCCAGTAAATAGGGCCAAGATATAAGTCAAACTAGTATGCACACCTCCCCCTCaagctccatgaattattcattgggaaaacaatgaaaatgttgatctTGCAATGCATCTGCACTAAAAATCCTCTCTGACCcagaccacatccttccaccaagtttcgtgttaaaatcaataaaccaaagaacaaataaatggaCATGGTTGAAAACCTCCTGGTAACCAGAAAAGCCACAACTTTATTGGAGCTGATTTGTTCTCTCCATATCTGCGTGTgttctcctgcttcctcccacagtccaaacacatgcagactgCGGTTAGATTCATTGTTGACTCTAAATTGTCcttaggtgtgaatggttgtttgtctctgtatgtcagccCTGCAATATGCAGGCAGCCTGCCCCAATGTCTGCTGGGAATGGCTCCAGCTCCCAAATAACCAAAGGATTAAAGGCAGATAACGGATGGGTTGATGAGCTGCACTGATCTAtaatttagaagaaaaaaataacagagaaaagcagcaaatattcacatttaacaaGCTGGAACTGATTCACTGATCACTTGTTTTAACATCAGACTTCGTGTTCGTGTATTCACCCTGTTCCTGCTCCCGCCACTTGTCATTCTTATGAGAACAACAGACTCAGCTCAGATGGGTAATAAAAAGTTGAAGactgtttgaaaaagaaatgagtaTGTATTTGGTGGTTTCATGTACTTCCACTAATGAAGATATAACACAGAATGTACTGTCATTACGTTAAGAATGGTAACTGTGCTGTGTTTAATGCTGAGGCAGCTAATTAGTCAACTATTTCAAACTTGTTTGGGCACAAAACAGAACTACAAGGAGATTCAGTGGAGCTGAAAGGAAGCCACAAGCTGAGACTTGCCTACACCACCAGCACGTCTGCGGCTTCAAAACTTctacagaacaaaaacaagtactGTTCTACACACATTATACACACCCCTTCTTCATTTGGTTATATGGATACATATagataaacacagagacattctGGTAGAAATGTTGATCTACgcctgaaattaaaaaagtttgCCACATTTTTATAGAGAATTCCCTTtttgcacagttttttttatccagcCTATGTCTTTGTCTTTGATGGAGCACATAAATAAGGAACTGAATGGAAATTGAGTGAGAACCCATTCAAAGGACTTTCACTTGCATTTTTTTCATGTAAGCCACACGTTTAAAGTAGAGTTTCCTCCTCTTTAATctcagatgaagaaaaaaagttcTGAGAACACATTTCGGGCATATGTTCCTTGTGCAGCAGTGGCAGGGACCCTCTGGGAACATATAGAGCAAGACAATTcttaaatacaaagaaaagcagcttagacagacaaaaaagaacaaagtaGTAGAATATCATGTTGCTCAGGACAGAACGAGGTCACATCGAGGTGAACTAAACACACACTATTGCAAATCATGTCAATTGTAAGAAGAAAAAATTGGAATCAGTCTGATGCAGTTTTATGAGTCACGACAACAAACTCCTACTAATGATATTGTACCGAACTAGTTCAATAAATAGCAAAGCACAAATGTAAGGAAGAGATCAAAAGAGAAGCTGTTTCTTAACTGTATCTGTTTAAACATTTAAGTAACTAAATCTTTGTTTTAAGTGCAAATTTACATGCGGTCGTCCTTTAGTTCAGGCTGAACAGTGACTGTGTCCGATAAACATCTCATCCAGCGCTGAACTGGTTTGTCCAGTTGCCATTTCCGCCTGAGCAGGCTGCAGTTCACCTGGAGACTCTACATCTCTCAGACCTGACTACACCATCATATTCATCACACTGATGATTTCTTTAATTTTGCATTTGAGTCCATATCACAGCcggtaaacacaaacacaaatattctgCTTCTGTTCGATTTTGTTGAACAATCTACTTCAAAAgctattcctcctcctccttcattgAAAAGTCAACAattctttcatttgtttcatcatcTTTCAAATTTATCCCCCTTAACACAAAATACTGAAGACTGAAAAGTTGGTTCACTGGACTTTTTTAAGTTTCCACATCACAGTTGTGCAAGTTGCATACTAGATGATGAAAATTCTGCTCGCATGTCTTAAACTAACAATAAAGgtgaaaacaaagcaacttTCGTCTGTTAGAAAACAACCTTCAAGTTGAAGATGACGAGGTCAAAAACTAAGTGAAGCAACAATAAGCAAAGCACTTCTTTTGAGTGGAGGGACACTTTAAAAGATCAAGAGATAACAGTTGTGTACTAACACAAGCTACGAATAACGACATCTGAAAGCAATTGACAAGGTCCTCAAGTATAGGttcgtcttttttctttttttggggtgTAGGGAGGAGGGGACGTTCATTGAAGGCCAGTGTGGTGCGGTGCGGATGGTACGCCACACAGGCCGAGGAGCAGTGTCCTTGCAGGGAGAGATAATTACACAGCACTCTAGAATAAAGTGTGTGCAGAGGCAGACGGCTCCTACGCTGCAGCACACATGGAACAGTCACTAGCCATCTGTCTAGAAAAAGTGcccagagagacaaagaacaaTGGCTCAAAGATTATCCTGCAGAGCGGCTCTGCAAAATCACAACAGCACGACAATGATTGTATGTAGAgtgtatgaaaacaaaaagtgtgAGTGTGGAGTCAGCACTGAGAGGAACTCGCTTCAGGGTCAGCAGATTTCCACAGTTGGATATTACAACAACCTGCGTGTTACACTTGCGTGACAGTTTGCAGTTAGATTTCAAGTTTTGGCCACACCACAAGGATATTCTGGATCAGCCCCATTGTGACTTTCAGGACATTAGCTGGGAGCAGAGGGAGCTGGGAACTGTGCCTCTATTGCAAGGTATCCTGTTGCAACACGTAAACAAAAGAGATGAGGGCTGGGATGTCTGGCTGCCTCATCACGTAGAAATacatgagaagaaaaagaagcttcAGCACTTTTTAGATCTATAATTCTGGGAAATACAAGATAAGAAAAAATAGTCATGGTGCCAAAACTCTGTTGAGTAATCGATAAACTGATGAGTAAGCAATGATTCTGCCACAGGGATAAACAGAATAATCACAAAAATGCAACATTCTGGttccagctgctgtttgcaCATAAACTGAAGACCTTTGGgttttttgtgcatgtttactctttttcatcctgagatatttgtatctTAATTTTGCTCAATTTTGTGTACATTGcttgttagaaacgtcatcaacgcgctcgctcgctcgctcgctcgctcgctgtTCATTTTCCAGTCATTTTCTTGCTCATtctgactttttatttcttgGGCAattgactctgacatttgcgttcccacatacagcccctccaaaaaatgtcaggaaaatgtctggaagcagcttcTGTCACATGGTAAAgataatgaaacatttattctTTGTAAAATTTGCTCTTATAAACATTAATTCTACTTTTAAACAATAATGACAAATGTATTAGCTGCATCACTGTAAATTAGAGTTTAGGTCAGAAGCACAAGACTACAAATAACATGATATACAGAGAAGATACCCTTTGCtgactcctcttcttctcttctattTAAGACTCTTAAAGATAAGGACAAGTTTTCCTTCACAGATAACAATCCTGTGTGTTCAGCATTGACTCTGTGACTTTGTGATAAACCCTGAACCACAGCTACTGACTCTTTACTAATGCAGGAGATGTTCTGTGTTGTAAGATCAGTCAAACACTTGAACGTGTGTCACTCACCAAGCACGACCATAACCGTCTTGATGAGCTTTATCGGGGTCCTCTTGCGGTTGATGGATCCGCTGGTGTGCGGCATGAGCACCGACGTCTTCCTCTTGACGTAGGTGTAGATCCTCATGTAGATGGCCACCATGACGAGGAACACCACCAGGTTGGACGCGGACCAGAAGGTCAGGTAGCTCCGGCTGAAGATCGGCGCCAGCTGCGAGCAGTCCTTCAGGTCGCAGATGCAGTTCCAGCCCAGGCTCGGCACGGCCCCCATGAAGATAGAGATGGCCCACACGAGCACAATAAGCAGGGTCACCCTCCTCTTCGTCAGGTTGCTGTGGACTTTAAAGTTCATGACGGAGATGTAGCGCTCCAGAGCTATAACCAGCAGGTTAGACAGCGAGGCCGAGAGGCTGATGTCCAGCAGACCCTGGCGGATAAAGTAGTCTTTGACTGTGAGTGTCCGCGACACCGGCCCGGTGTTGAACATGAGGTACACATACGCAATGCCTGCCAGGAAGTCAGCGGCGGCGAGGTTGGCGAGGAGATAGTAGAACGGGTAGTGGAACCTCTTGTTTGTGATGACAGCTGCTACGACCATGGCGTTGCAGACCAGGATGAAACAGCAGAAGAGCGAGCCCACCACCTGGACCACAATCAGATGGTTCTTGTTCCATTTATCGCTGGCGTTGACGTTGTCGTAGAAGAAGCCCATGGACTCATTGTAATGACAGCTTTGGTTCTGCTCGGCCATTTTCTGTGGAAAGAGACGGACATAGGAGGTGGAACCGTTTAATAAGAAGTTACCTTAACTCAAATGTTTTTACAGACTTCTACCTCTTCCTGACATTAAGGAATGCAGGCTGCCaattattgtgtttattaattCATGTTTAGTCTATAAATAtcagaaaaaaaccccactgAGTTGAGAAGTTGGCACAAGCGTAGGTTTGACAACTTTGCtcaaaaaattaattaaactaTGAATAAATCACCAAAATGGATTTATTACTCTTGACTATCTGTCTATCAATCAATCCTTTAATTGTCGTAAACTGTCAAAACCTTTACGTTCAAATGCCttgtaaacatttcaaatccagTTTTGAGCCATTCGGTCGATGAAATAAAACTAGACGACGTTCAGTCTGAACTGTACAGCTTTACTACACTAGtttatcacatttttttgtttctcaagGACAAATAACTTCTGGGTAAAGAGAGGCTTGTTGGCTGGAGTCCAAAGGCAagtacaaatgccacaatgcaTGTAATGGAAATGAAATCACAATGAGCCCCATTACTACAGGCGATAGTGGCCATGGTGACATTTCTTGTGTGAACACATTTCTTCAGGTAAACTGCAACACagaatttaaatcatttaaagtgACACTTCTCCATGCGTCGAGGAGCCTGCTGCTCTTATGCAACTAACTTTTCCAACCTGAGCCACTTATTAACGACAGCAAAGAGGAGAAGAACTCACAGAGACACGAGATCAAGTGGAACAAAGACAAATGAACCAATATACGAAGAGGAGTCCAGGTGTAAACAGCAGAGAGGGAATAAAGTGTGTCCAGGTGAGTTTACCTGCGGCGGAGTGGAGCGCAGTCTGTGCCACGGTGCGTCAGGACACTGGAGGCTGCGAAATGCTTCGTGTTGAGTTCATGGACATGTTTCCTCGGAGCTGCTGAGACGGTGAAGTGAAGGACGAGACCGAGGGAAGAGAAGTGAAGGTGGCgggacagagagacggagaggtggagagaggagcgtCCGGACTTCCACTCCTCCAATCTGCGCGGTGACGCACAGGGCGTGTGCGTGCCACCCGGTCTCACGTGTGAATTCCTCCAGTTGAccgcatgcacaaacacacacacacacagctcaaggaggacacacacattagacatttgtattattaacttcaatgttttaaattcattaattgtataattttatttgaaagcaataataaaaaccacttttgtttttgaaatagaGATTCGACCTACACTTCTCTTGCCTTTTTTAGAAATGAACTCACTAGTTAAACCTCTAAATCTCAATCTTTAAAAGTGACCAGTGACTCCAActgcaagaaaataaatgctTGCATGATCGGAAATGCAACTTTAAACATGTCAAGTCAGTTTACAAAGCTTTTTATAGGTGTTGTCTTAACATAAGTGTAGTCGAAGTTCACCAACTAAACAAAGGGCCTctgtacaaaaataatcaattcacTTCAATGATAAGCATAACTCGGCATGTTATGTTTCAGAGGCCTTATATCTAAACttgtgttatttaaaagtaACACTGACGTTTGTTGACTCAAAGTAAACCAACAGATTAGTTAAATCCTTAGCGTGAGTATCCTGCTCTCGTTCTTTTACTGGGCTCTGTTTTAACCTGAACTCAAGTCGATTTGATTggagatatatatagatatattttttttaattccgtCTAGACGGAATTAACCAAGAAATTCCCTAAGATTTTATAAATGCAGCCCAATGAGCAATAGAGGTCTAGAGACAGATGAACTCTTGTCAGCTCAAATTCAAGTGTTTAACAAAACATACCTGCTTTGATCATTATCAGGTTAATGGAACAGCAGTCACACTCTGAGTGGGATGTCGTGCTGCAGCTTGTTTTATCATCTTAACATGCTGGTAGATTTAACAATAGGGTTGAGTCATGCTCCGGTCCTGGTGATGTCATTAAAAACCCCTCTTTCTCAATCAGTTTGGCTCTCAATGGTTTAAATCACATGTCACAGATGCAGAATTATCTGTTTCGATTGGTAACAGAATATTTCCTCATCAGCCACAGAGTTCTTCTTTTGGAccactttttttcctttttatgctTCTATTATTGGAAATCCAATTATCAAATGGAGTCTCCTGTCATTGCTATTAAGATTATACAGGAGTTCCTCATCGATTACACCAGATAATTTTAGTCATTTGAGGAATTCAACTGAGTTTATTACAGCTATTGAGAAATGGATGTAATGTTCTGTCGATAAATTCAGAAAAGATTGAAGTAATGATCTCGGGCCCTGACCAACTAGCAGGCAAACTACAACCATTCACTGGTTCACAGCCAGAAACCTCTGATTCCCAAATTGATTTGAAGCCCTTGTCAATTAAATCTTGTGACTTTCATCTTAGAAATATTGCCAAAATTAGCTGCCAGTTGAATTAAGGATTGATTTTATAATTCCCTATGCTTAAAGCCAGAATGTAAGACATTACTAACATCAACTCTTGCTGGGTTAAGACTGGTAACTAAGGGTGACCATGCTTTTCCCATGAGGGCCTAGTGGCTCTAGATCTAGTCTGTGGAGGACAAGCCAGCACTAAAACCTATACAACCTTTTTATAGGAAATACTTTTAATGCCTGATTTTGAACTGGTCTTAATGGATGTAGTTTcttcttaatgttttttttgacatattttgtTCTGTGTCGTTTACTTCCCATATATTTCGTAGTACTTTGTGACCTTGTTTAGATTAGAGCTACAaagttttattatcatttactCTTATTATGATGATAATGAAATTTAGAGAAAGCTTTGGAGCTCATTTATTCTGTGCACTGAAGAAATTCATAGTTCTCTTTCATCATTAACATTTTATATCAGGCTCCCACCACTGCTTGTAATATACTGACCATATAAATAATCACATTCATTTACAGCTTTGACTTCTAACTTCCTGCCGTTTCTCTCAAAGCTCGGACATTTTCGGCAAAGACAGGAAACGTTTTCTAacaatgaacaaataaaaagattgGCTTTGATGTTGTCTCTATGACAACACTTGACAAACAACATACATCTTGCATCACGTTGCCTCCAACGGGTGTTTGAATCTATATTCAACTTCAGAACAACGGTAAATCCAGTTCTTTGGCAACTAATGAATATGCATGCCAGAAAAAGGCAGAGTAAACTCCTCGTCAATATCCTGAACTCCAACAGATACAGTCCAATAACAGGTTGGTCCATTAGTCCCAGTACCAACTCTTCCACCTGAGCTCCAGTTTCATGAGGACTTGTTTGATATTGCACTTCACAGACGGTTATCTCTACGTATCCCAGGTAGGCATCTGAAGTCTGTGTCAGACATGTGAGGTCCTGTTCCCagcatcctcttcctccacgAACCATCTCATCTGGAGGTGGGACAGTTGTCAGCTGATCAGTATGATGTCGTCATTTTCTGGAACTCTGTAAAGACatgatcaaaaaaaaaataaaaaagagagacatGACATCTTCAATCTCTCATCAGCAGCACCATATATGAACGCGTCAGGTCACTAGTAGGGATGGTCACACCTTTACAATATCAGTAATTTTTTATTGAAGTCAGGCATCAGGACTGTTGCAACTTTGTTTAAAGGGGCTTCTTTATGGGAATGGCAGCAGTTTGATAAGATTTGACATTATCATTATCAGCAGGTcttctcattatgttttcaattaatcaattagcaGCTTTCTGCTTGTAAAAGGtcagaaaatagagaaaaaataGCCAACTTTAATTGTaattgctgtgttttattgtgttaaagAGGCTCATCTGTGAATCTTTAATAATCTCCTGTTGAGCAACTAAACTCCAAAACTTGAACATAATTATCTGATGACAGCTGTGGGAGTTTTGCTCAAAGTCCCAGACTGTTTCTGAGTCATTTTGTTTTACGACGTCACATCCAACTTGTATCAAAGGTCACAGGAATTCAAGATTCAGCAAGACACATGGCTTGTTCAGACTGGTGAAGTGTCTCTGAAGTCATCCTACATTATTAAAGTGTTGATGTTgaaataaccacacacacacacaggtcacaaCAGACACTTCGTAGAATTCAAACCATTAAAAGTGTTGTCCTGATTCTCTGGGCTTCCACCTGGATGTGGGTTTGGCCCTGCCACCAAGGCATGGTTAATGGTAGGAGGCGGAttagtggtgcagtggttagcctCATAGGAGGATAATTCTGGGTTTGAACTCTAGTTCGACCGGGGTCTTTCTGTGCGGAGTTCGCATGTTTTCAccgtgtgggttttctccagtaactccagcttcctcccacagtccaaacacatgcagctaagggttaactggagactctgaattgtccataggtgtgaatgcTTGTTGATCTCTATGTTGGTCTTGGGATTAGCTGGCGACCTGACCAGACTGCACCTCACCTTCTGCCCAGtgccagctgggattggctgcagACCCTCATGACCGTCAAAGGATAAAGTGGTACGACACCATTTACATTGATATCAGTATTCTGATATTAACCTGATTAAcacaatagtctgaataagatgCTGCCATGTGAACAGCATTTTTTGATTAAGCCTTTGAACTAAGACACGTGCAGTTTTCCGACCTTAGTGACATTATGTAGAAATGCATTAGTCTAAACTGGAATATAATATTTTGGAGTTTGAACAGCATTTTGCAGATGTTTAGGTTTGATTGTAAATAAGATGTATAAATAACCAGGAGATGAAGCTTCTGCACaataagagagaaaacactAAAATGGGTAGACAGTGGAATACAGTGAATCTCATAATCGAAATGATCACAAtaatcagaaaatgattcatggatcttgatttaaaaaaaataaatcagacacatttagggggactgatatttaggagtgtgttcaatttggtgcagatccaaataaaaatctggatcgaatgaattttaatgtggtttcataacgGGAAAGtatggaggtatgcgctctgtTGAGTGGCATTCTCGATATATCGTTATAGATAATGAACGAatggatgaaaatgaaaatctccCCGTGCATCTCAAAACAGCTTCCTGTGTCCAAAATGTTTGCATCCCAGAGAAAACCGCTCAATCTATCTCTGTTACATCAAACCTACAATCAATTGCACATTTCCCCTTTATGATCAGTGGAAGGCAGTTTCAGCTCTCACACACCAACTCCCAGACTCTGTTCCACAATCTGCTGAAGCCATTTGAGGATGTGAATCTTTTCATGGAGAGAACATCCGTCGTATGGATCAAAACCATTTCTGGCCTTATTCTGGATTGACGCATCACTTTTATGTACGGATtagtgcttctctttgtcaaATGTCTTTCAGACAGGATATCCGGTATTACACTGTATGTAATCATATGAACTGCAACCAATACATTCAAGCCTAAGTAGCACATTTGAAATCCAAATAGAAAGTCATGcgactgcagcagaggaggataAACAGTAGGAAGAGGCTAATTGTATGCAGATGAAATTTCATCCACTGAGCTGAAATGTTTGGGCAAAGCGCTGATCTAATTTTTGACAGTGATGCTCATAAAGAGGAAATTTTAGTCAGGACGGAGGCTGCAAATGgctgcaaataaacaaatttGTAACTTGAAGAGAGAACTTCTAATGACAGAAAGTCACCCAACATAAGAGGCCAGTGGTATTTTGCATTCATTGCCACAGAGACGATGTACATTCAGCTGCCGGTCCTGCACTATTACAAATGATCACTTAATGGCTCTGTAACTGAAACTGCACTTCCATAAACACTTAAAGGCTTCCAGAGTAGAAGGACAGGCAGACCGCACAGGGCGAGTGTTAATGTCTGGTAAAAGAATAGTGATGGAGGAGCCACATAAATCCATTAATAactttaaaacaagaaaaagaaaagtttactTTTCTGTTGTTACTGAATTCAGTTCTTTTCCACAGATTTTTACAGAGTGAGCAAACATTTGAGAATTCAGTTGTTCGATGACAAATGACTTCTCTGGGATAAACAAGGAGGAGAGTGCAAGGACATTTATGGAGAAAACAAGCCTCCTGTTTATCTATTTCCTggaaatactgtacatttaatTGATCAAAACTGAATAATACATGAATTCATTTTATGAATCATTAATAAAGCAGAATTGAAAGTGGGGGAAGGAAACCACAAGTGCCGACTGGTTGATGTCTGCAACTTTTCCATTTGGTAGAAATGCAATGAGGAAGAGATGACTTTTCAACCTGCTCTTTCTGGTGGATGACAGAAAATGGGATCAAGAGCATCTCATTAATTATCAGAAATACCTGATTacaaagagagaacagaggatcAAGTCCAGTATAAAAAAAAACCGCACATGCACTAAACCTCACTGTCACCACATTAAAGAGAACTGGAGTTAAACTTTCACCCATCACACTCGAATCATAACTCTGTCCCACTAACCGCTGAGCCTCAGCAAAAACTTCTccatttgacaaaaaaaaccctcagtGTCGACCATGGTTTATATGGGAGGTAACACAGTAGGGGGGGGGTGCAGCGTCCCAGCGTTCTCCCTCTGTAATCAGCCCATCACTGGGTGTGTCTGCATAGCTCCCACCGCTAATTTCATTGCTCTCAGACCACGTTCAGGCCGAGCCAAACCGCAGCGTGGAGGAAACAGTCTGCTGCCTCCAGATGATAGAGGCTGGCTCGGGGAGGAGGAACGAGCAGAAAACGGGCGACATATAGAGACATATGATGACTTGCTGGAGTGTAGTGACTCTAAATTTACTGTGTGACTTGCATCTATAGGGACTGTTGCTCATATTTCCCACATGAAGTGAGCTCAGTTTTGTTCCTGTGTACTTGTGAATGATATATGACACAACGGGAAATAAAACTATATCTTATTCTAAGTCCTGGTAGATCTTTCACCACAAAAATTTAGAATTAAACCGCTTTCCGACAAGAGCTCCGGATAATGTACAGACAATAGTTTTTGGATGATGTCTCACAtctgaagaacgcagcaggagattctctgggtTTTCCAGGAACATTCATGTCAGGGGTGACACCTGCGTATAGTATTCAGGAGTCAGGACGTGACGTACAAATTCTGCTGCatagatcatgtgtttttgtttacaattcatcaacaccagcgtcggcccttatcaccaaaaactctccgatctcgttgtctttccaagttcaCATCTTACTCAGGATACACGCTTGCTGTAAATGGGTTCACTCGGATGAGctctggcaggaaaaactctggagaatgtcggTCATTAGCGTTCTCACAGACCCCTTCAATATATAAagaatatccagagttcagttcatgtctgaaggCAGCTTTAACGATATGGATGCTTCTCACATTGACAGCAACCGTCTCTTGTTTTgagcaaacagcagaaaacGTGACCTTGATAATGAAAGAGTGTCAACACAGCGCTGCCGATGCTGCTCTCTTTTTACATCAATGACTCTGTGGGAAGTGCAGCGCAACAATATAACAAAACAATGATCTCTGAGCAACAAAGACGTcaccaaaatgaaaaagcagaacCGTTTTTCAGACAAATCTTGAGAAACTCCTCAGCTGAGGCATGCAAGTGGTTttaaacaatgtgtgtgtgtgtttgtgtgtgtgtgaatgagagtgaAATGTTATCACTGGGGTTGCTGTCATACcgttggcagcagcagagcacagaGTTACTGAtgtgaacatctgtctgactgctcTCCTCCACCACAGGGAAATCCTTCAGCTCTCTGAGGAACTTCTGCAGGTCTGTCAACGGGAAACCATCCCTCTGGTAGTTCTGAGAGCGCCAACAGAAACAATAAATCAGTGTAACAGACGATTTTAGACACAAAGACTTCATTTTGATTTCACAGTGgaacataaagacaaaaaaaaatcga
Proteins encoded in this region:
- the lpar3 gene encoding lysophosphatidic acid receptor 3, whose product is MAEQNQSCHYNESMGFFYDNVNASDKWNKNHLIVVQVVGSLFCCFILVCNAMVVAAVITNKRFHYPFYYLLANLAAADFLAGIAYVYLMFNTGPVSRTLTVKDYFIRQGLLDISLSASLSNLLVIALERYISVMNFKVHSNLTKRRVTLLIVLVWAISIFMGAVPSLGWNCICDLKDCSQLAPIFSRSYLTFWSASNLVVFLVMVAIYMRIYTYVKRKTSVLMPHTSGSINRKRTPIKLIKTVMVVLGAFVICWTPGLVVLLLDGLNCQSCNVVKLKPWLLLLAVLNSVMNPCIYSYKDEEMWTTFKNLMRCIGNGTRRQRSTKANARPLSSGQDTGNSQPPSEEMKNEDQGILKT